One Hemitrygon akajei chromosome 14, sHemAka1.3, whole genome shotgun sequence genomic window, ACAGCAGCAGTAGTACtgtactgttgtatatttaactatatgtcaACTGGTATGTCAATTTGTACATCCACAAAATACTTTTTAATCTGTCAATgttattgtgttaatattatttcatGTGCTGTATATGACATGTGccctatgttttgcaccttgggcactgaagaacattgtttcatttagctgtatacacggttgaatgacaatcaaCTTGATCTCGAAATATAGACATAGCTGGCTggtagtgtagtggcatcagcactggacttcaaggcaaatGGCCATGAGTTCAAATCTAACCAGCACCTTGCACATTTACTGTATGAGCTGGCTTGAGCATTGAGCCAGCATCTCACCCGATGCAGCTCGAGGTGTGAAAAAGGTCCAGTTTTTGAATATATACAAATCTGGAGATTATTCAGTCAGACAAACACCATTGCTCACAACATTAGTTTCTTTTTAAACATGTACTATTTTATTTCATGTTAAATTGGAAAATATGTCATATTATTTTATATAATattatattattatattatttaaatattattattttataatACTTCTGTCAAAGGATAAATTAACCTCCACGAAGACGGAGTTGCAGAAAGATGGTGCTTTGAGGCTTGATGTTGTAGTCGGAGAGCAACTGGCCATCCTCCAACTGGTTACTCTCAAAGACCAGGCGCTGCTGCTCGGGTCTGACCCCCTCCTGCCGATGGACCCGCTCTTTAAAACTCTGCACGGTCTCAGAGGGCAGCACGTCGTAGGTCGTGGTTTTGCCCTTGTCATTCCGGAGGAAGATCTGCATGGGTTCCTCTTTCCTGACCAGCAACATGATGGTGGGGCTGGGGTAGAGGTTGTAGTAGTTCAGACTTCTGTTGTCCTGCATCTCCACGCTTTGACCATTTTGTACCATCAGATGCTGTTGGAAAGTGGGCACTTTGGTCTTTTGCTCGATTTTCATCTTGAGAGTCGACACCTGTATGAAAGGGTCGACATCAAGTCCGAAACCCTCACCAGTCATAAACTTCACCTGAACTCTCATCTTGTCAAGTCACTGTCAAGAAAGGAGAAGTGATTAGGGAGTTTTGCATCACATGAGAACGTGTACCATTGTACTAACGTGACATTTCCTATAATATCAACACAATTAGAGTTCTCAGTAGTGACAGAATGTTTCACGAATGTTGACCTTGTAGACAAGCAGAGAAAGCCTTATTTATTAATCTGATCTTTTTCTCCCCCCAGACACTGTAATTCTAAAGTGACGTTGTTTGAACTTTGatgaagtaacaggcaggatagaaaaTGAAGAgcttgtggtattacaggaaagataccagcatggccAAACCATGCAATTTCAAATTTACATtgtgttcccattctgacatattaaTTCTAATTAgccatttcaattctatttcccattcttaTTCCAACATATCAGTTCATGGtcacctctac contains:
- the LOC140738941 gene encoding uncharacterized protein; amino-acid sequence: MRVQVKFMTGEGFGLDVDPFIQVSTLKMKIEQKTKVPTFQQHLMVQNGQSVEMQDNRSLNYYNLYPSPTIMLLVRKEEPMQIFLRNDKGKTTTYDVLPSETVQSFKERVHRQEGVRPEQQRLVFESNQLEDGQLLSDYNIKPQSTIFLQLRLRGG